The Haloplanus sp. CK5-1 genome segment CACGCACACGTTCAACACGACGGGTGACTACACGTACGCCTGCATTCTGCACGTGAACAACGACATGATCGGCCACATCACTGTCCGATAACCCGAAGAAATCCGCAAACGGCGTCCAGACGATTCCCTCCTCGGTCTCACCCTATACCCCCTTATACACTCATATTTAGAGGGTGTCATAGAACAGTTCGCATACCAAAGAGCAGGGTGAACGCTGAGGTGGAATGCGTTCAGCGACCCTGCAAGATGATCCTTCGGTAGAATCGTTCTTCAATGCCGTGGAAACGGAGACGTTGGCGTTGTTCGAGCACCTCTCCTTCGAGTTTCTTGAAGGGTTCGACGTGTTCGCCCCGGCGGAGACGGGGCGAACACGAGATCTTGAGCCGCCCGAGATGATGCGTGGCTTTCTCCATTGCTATTACAAGAACATCTACGGTATCCGTCCGGTTGCACGAGAACTGAACAACACCGTTGTCTGGCTCAGCTGTAGCTTCGATCGACCGCCGTCGAGAGACGCGGTCGATCGATTCCTCACTGATCTTGAGCACGTTGTTGACCGGGTCTTCGACCATCTCGTCGAGCAGGCCGCCTTGCGGGGCCTGCTCGACTTGACGTATTCTATCGATTCAACCGACGTGAGAGCGATGCCCGCCGATCCAGACGCATCGAAGTGCTATGATCCAACCGATGACGAGTACTACTACGGCTACGGCTGCACGATCGTCTCAACCGGGCAAAAGATCCCGATTGCAGCCGAGTTCACCGAGAGCAAACAAGCACCAGAAGAGACGGCGATGCGCGTCACGCGTGACGCGCTCGCCGTCGGGAAACCGATGTGGATGCTTGGAGACAGTGCCTACGACACGCTCGACTGGCACGACCACCTGCTGGCCGCAGGGGTCGTGCCAGTCGCTCCGTACAATCCACGAAACACCGACGACCCGAAAGATATCGAGTACAGGGTAGAAGACCGCATTGAAAAACACAGCAACGACGTTCAGCTGAAGCAATCAACGCTAGACGAGACGTACAACCGCCGGAGTGGCGTCGAACGAACCAACGAATCAGTCAAGGGCTGCGGCCTCGGGCGAACGCACGCCCGAGGCCGCGTCCATGCACGAGCGCAGGTGTTCCTCGCGTTGTGTCTGCGCCTCGTCGTCGCAATCACCAACTACGAACGCGGAGACAATCCGGGAAGCACAATCATCACGGTGTGAGAAGAGTTCTATGACACCCTCTCATATTTAATTAACGTCTTAAATTGTGAAATATATCACAAAGTTAAATATAGAGTCATCCTTCCCTACGGATGGAGTGGTATGGCATGTCGCAATATGTAAATGACGGAATGCCCGAGATCGACCAAGAGGATCGACGGCAGTTCCTCAAGGTCGTCGGGTTGACCGGCGCAGTGGCAGCAGGTAGTGAGTTCACCCTGAGCGATCTCAGGGGCGAAGTAGAAGGCGAAGCGGCGGGGGAACTCGCCGCGATGGGCGAGGCCATTCGCGAGGACCTTACCGGCGAACTCAGCGCCGGCCTCCTCGGGAACGAACTCGCCGCCCTCGAGGGACAGATCGAGCGCCTGCCCGAACTGCGGGCGATGGGCGTCCCCGCCGAGGACAGCACGGAGTATCAACAGCTCGCCGAGCCCGGGTGGGCCATCCACGAGCATCTCGTCGAAGTCGGCTTCTTCGAGAGTGCCGAGGAGCACCTGCCGGAGTTCACCCCCGAGCACATCGGGGCCACGGCACGCGAGTTCATCAACACGGGCGTGCTCGCGAGCGCGCTCGGCGAACTCGGCTACAGCGAAGAGGAACTGACCTCGACGGTCGTCAACGTCGTCAACAACAAGGAACGCCTGGCCATGTGGGTGCCCACGAAGAACATCCCGGCCGGCGTCGAAGGGTTCGATCCCGGGAACGTCGCCCCGCTCCACCAGCGAGCGGCCGCCGGCGTCCTCCTGTGGACCGACTACCTCGACACGTACCTCTGGCAGAACGAGGTGCTCCTGACCGAGACGATCCTCGACAACAACTACGGCGACCTCAAGCAGATGTACGCCGGCCTGCACCTACTGGCCAGCGCTGCCGAGGACCTCGCCGGCGCTCAGGAGCTCTCCGACGCCCAGCTCACCGCCGCCCTCTCCGCGGGTGCGGCGATGATGATCGTCGGACAGGAGGACCTGACGAACGACGTGATGCGCATCACGGACGAAATGCGCGCTCCGTCTGCTCTGAGGTGATAACGCATGGCTAGTATTCACGAACACGACGAAGCGGTAAAAGCGGCACAGAACATCGAGATGGTGGAGGTCGAGGACGGGTACACGCTGACGAACCTGCCCGACGAATCCATCACCCAGCAGTTCGACATCGACCAGATCCCCCAGCGTGACGTCACGCAGGAAGATCTGCACGCCTCCGCGAAGGAGGACCCGACGTCCTGGCTGATGTACGGTGGCGGCTATCAACAACAGCGATACACCTCCGCCGACGTCATCACGCCCGAGAACGTCGACGGCCTCGAACTCGAGTAT includes the following:
- a CDS encoding transposase codes for the protein MRSATLQDDPSVESFFNAVETETLALFEHLSFEFLEGFDVFAPAETGRTRDLEPPEMMRGFLHCYYKNIYGIRPVARELNNTVVWLSCSFDRPPSRDAVDRFLTDLEHVVDRVFDHLVEQAALRGLLDLTYSIDSTDVRAMPADPDASKCYDPTDDEYYYGYGCTIVSTGQKIPIAAEFTESKQAPEETAMRVTRDALAVGKPMWMLGDSAYDTLDWHDHLLAAGVVPVAPYNPRNTDDPKDIEYRVEDRIEKHSNDVQLKQSTLDETYNRRSGVERTNESVKGCGLGRTHARGRVHARAQVFLALCLRLVVAITNYERGDNPGSTIITV